A section of the Alligator mississippiensis isolate rAllMis1 chromosome 8, rAllMis1, whole genome shotgun sequence genome encodes:
- the SLITRK2 gene encoding SLIT and NTRK-like protein 2, with amino-acid sequence MLKGVWLLGVFSVAGIPAPSQSRKPAKDICSKSRCPCEEKENVLNINCENKGFTTVSLLQPPPSKIYQLFLSGNALTRLHPNEFVNYSNAVTLHLGNNAMQEIRTGAFSGLRTLKRLHLNNNRLEVLREDTFLGLESLEYLQADYNYISAIEAGAFSQLNKLKVLILNDNLLLSLPSNVFRFVLLTHLDLRGNRLKMLPFAGVLEHIGGIMEIQLEENPWNCTCDLLPLKAWLDTITVFVGEIVCETPFRLHGKDVTQLTRQDLCPRRSSGDSNQREKHPAPSDTHIQRLPPTANSAVGPTRAPKASRPPKTRNRPTPRVTVSKDRQIFGPIMVYQTKSPVPITCPSGCVCTSQSSDNGLNVNCQEKKISNISDLHPKPTSPKKLYLTSNYLQIVYKTDLPEYSSLDLLHLGNNRIAVIQEGAFTNLTSLRRLYLNGNYLEVLYPSMFEGLHSLQYLYLEYNVIKEILPHTFDALSNLHLLFLNNNLLRSLPDNVFGGTSLTRLNLRNNHFSHLPVRGVLDQLSALIQIDLQENPWDCTCDIMGLRNWIEQVTEQSHQQSGPPVVINEVICESPTKHSGEHLKFLSKEAICPENPGLSDSTLLSVNQNTDAPHLPSVLPSSYPEIHTEVPLSVLILGLLVVFILSVCFGAGLFVFVLKRRKGVQSMPSSANNLDISSFQLQYGSYNTETHDKTEGHVYNYIPPPVGQMCQNPIYMQKEGDPVAYYRNLHEFSYSNLDHKKDDPTSLAFTISAAELLEKQSSSREPELLYQNIAERVKELPSGGVVHYNFCTLPKRQFAPSYESRRQNQDRINKTVLYGTPRKYFAEQSKPEHPLLQGKLQTEPDYLEVLEKQTAISQL; translated from the coding sequence ATGCTGAAGGGCGTCTGGTTGCTCGGGGTGTTCAGCGTGGCCGGCATCCCGGCGCCCAGCCAGAGCCGCAAGCCCGCCAAAGACATCTGCAGCAAGAGCCGCTGCCCCTGCGAGGAGAAGGAGAACGTGCTGAACATCAACTGCGAGAACAAAGGCTTCACCACGGTCAGCCTGCTGCAGCCGCCCCCCTCCAAGATCTACCAGCTCTTCCTCAGCGGCAACGCGCTCACCCGCCTGCACCCCAATGAGTTCGTCAACTACTCCAACGCCGTGACCCTGCACCTGGGCAACAACGCCATGCAGGAGATCCGCACCGGCGCCTTCAGCGGGCTGCGCACGCTCAAGCGCCTGCACCTCAACAACAACCGCCTGGAGGTGCTGCGGGAGGACACCTTCCTGGGCCTGGAGAGCCTGGAGTACCTGCAGGCCGACTACAACTACATCAGCGCCATCGAGGCGGGCGCCTTCAGCCAGCTCAACAAGCTCAAGGTGCTCATCCTCAACGACAACCTCCTGCTCTCGCTGCCCAGCAACGTGTTCCGCTTCGTGCTGCTCACCCACCTGGACCTGCGGGGCAACCGCCTCAAGATGCTGCCCTTCGCCGGCGTGCTGGAGCACATCGGCGGCATCATGGAGATCCAGCTGGAGGAGAACCCCTGGAACTGCACCTGCGACCTGCTGCCCCTCAAAGCCTGGCTGGACACCATCACCGTCTTCGTGGGCGAGATCGTGTGCGAGACGCCCTTCCGGCTGCACGGCAAGGACGTGACCCAGCTCACCCGGCAGGACCTGTGTCCTCGCCGGAGCTCCGGAGACTCGAACCAGAGGGAGAAGCATCCTGCCCCCTCGGACACCCACATCCAGAGGCTGCCCCCCACCGCCAACTCTGCCGTCGGCCCCACCAGAGCCCCGAAAGCCAGCCGGCCGCCCAAGACCCGGAACCGCCCAACGCCTCGGGTCACAGTGTCGAAAGACAGGCAGATCTTTGGGCCCATCATGGTTTACCAGACCAAGTCCCCCGTGCCAATTACTTGCCCCAGCGGCTGTGTCTGCACTTCGCAAAGCTCGGACAATGGCCTGAACGTGAACTGCCAGGAGAAGAAGATCAGCAACATCTCAGACCTGCACCCAAAACCCACCAGTCCAAAGAAGCTTTACCTGACGAGCAACTATCTGCAAATTGTCTATAAAACCGATCTCCCAGAATACAGCTCTCTGGATCTGTTGCACCTGGGGAACAACCGGATTGCAGTGATACAGGAAGGTGCCTTTACAAACCTCACTAGTTTACGCAGACTTTATCTCAACGGTAACTACCTTGAAGTCCTGTACCCCTCGATGTTCGAAGGCCTGCACAGCTTGCAGTACCTCTACTTAGAGTATAACGTCATCAAGGAAATCCTGCCCCACACTTTTGACGCTCTGAGTAATCTTCACCTCCTGTTTCTCAACAACAACTTGCTGAGGTCCCTGCCTGATAACGTGTTTGGTGGCACTTCCCTCACCAGGCTCAACCTTCGCAACAATCACTTCTCACACTTGCCTGTGAGAGGGGTCCTGGACCAGCTCTCGGCTTTAATTCAGATAGACCTTCAAGAAAACCCTTGGGATTGCACGTGTGACATCATGGGGCTGAGGAACTGGATCGAGCAAGTCACCGAGCAGAGCCATCAGCAGTCTGGTCCCCCTGTGGTGATCAACGAAGTCATATGCGAGTCTCCGACTAAGCACTCGGGAGAACACCTGAAGTTCCTGAGCAAGGAGGCCATCTGCCCCGAGAACCCCGGGTTGTCCGATTCGACTCTCTTATCCGTGAACCAGAACACAGACGCGCCACATCTCCCTAGCGTCTTGCCCAGCTCCTATCCAGAAATACACACTGAAGTCCCGCTCTCAGTTTTAATTTTAGGCTTGCTGGTGGTGTTTATCCTGTCCGTCTGTTTTGGGGCAGGCTTGTTTGTCTTTGTGCTGAAGCGCCGGAAGGGAGTGCAGAGCATGCCCAGCAGTGCCAACAACTTAGACATCAGTTCATTTCAGCTCCAGTATGGGTCTTACAACACGGAGACCCACGATAAAACCGAAGGGCATGTTTATAACTATATCCCCCCGCCAGTGGGGCAGATGTGTCAAAACCCAATCTACATGCAGAAGGAAGGGGATCCAGTGGCATACTACAGGAATCTCCATGAGTTTAGCTATAGCAATCTTGACCATAAAAAAGACGACCCAACCAGCCTTGCATTTACAATCAGTGCAGCTGAATTGCTGGAAAAGCAGTCCTCATCAAGGGAACCGGAGCTGCTGTATCAAAACATTGCAGAGCGAGTCAAGGAACTCCCCAGTGGTGGAGTAGTTCATTATAACTTTTGCACCTTACCCAAAAGGCAGTTTGCCCCTTCCTATGAATCCAGACGCCAAAACCAGGACAGGATAAATAAAACTGTTTTATATGGGACTCCCAGGAAATATTTTGCAGAACAATCCAAACCTGAGCATCCTTTACTCCAAGGAAAGCTACAAACAGAACCAGACTACCTCGAAGTTCTGGAGAAACAAACTGCGATTAGTCAGCTGTGA